The sequence AGGGTTGCAAGAGTTTATTAAAGAGTACAATGAAGGCAAAAGAGTAGATGGTGATCAACAAGGGAAGATACTTGTTGAACATAACTAAGGAATAAAAAGAAAGGCACTAGATTCTACTTCGATCAAGGTGAAAACTCCAACTATGAAGTAGTCAATGCTAATGAAGAGATATCTGACATTGACCTCCAATTGGTTGGAGAGACGTGAACCACTATAATGAGAGCATAAACTTCTAATTTCCATGATGAACAAGCTTAATTTTGATATATTACCTTTTTCTTATATCAACGAGCAATACAAGTGTATATTTTGTCCTACTCTTATGTAATCAGAGGTTAGTTTCATAGTTAATAGGGACACTTATTAAAGAAAGCTATCATTGGTTTTGAGCCATGCGTGGTTGTTATTATGTAGATCTTGGCCTCTTTTAGTGACAAAACTAGTTTGTCCTAATACTCTTGGTTACTCTCCTCTATGTATGTTTACTCCTTATCTTTAATATACAAAAAATCCATTTGTCTATCTCTGACATTTAAGCATATGGTTGTATCCATGGCATATCACAAATTGTTTGTGTGACCTAGGCAAGATATAGCCCCCTCTCATGCCTTCTCACCCCCCACAATAACTTTGCACAAGTACCACCCTCCCAACATTAATGGCCAAGCCCATCAATTTGAACTTTTGTCCTCCTCAAGACTACCTAAGACTTCCCAACAATCCACCAACTTAATGCTTGCATTATTTGCCATCATTTCAACAACCAACTTGGTTAGTTTATCCGTCGTGTGGTTGCCTTTATGGCATACGTGTGAGATTCTAAAATCTTCCAATTCAAATACTCCTTCCCATATTCAAGGAATGCATTtttacaaattcaaattcaatGTTTCTCTTTGTCAAATGGCATTGATAGTGATAAGTGAATCCCCTTCTAAATCCACCTTCTTGTAGTCCATTCTCTTACATAACTGGACCCCTATCTAGGCTGCTTGGAACTTGACCTAGTTATTTGTACCATCTAATAGCTTCCTTGTTTGCACTGCTAGTATCCTCCCTTCTTGATCACAAATAACACACTCTCTCTCGAGGGTTTGAGATTCCCTTGGGAAGCCCCATCGATGTTACcttcatccaatctttcttagaAGGAGTCCACTGTGTATTTGTTCTTTTGATGAAGATAAGATCAACTAGAAGACATTCATAAATGAAGGTGTTTATTgactaattgaaaataaaaaatctattatattatatttttttaataattaaaaattataataaaaaatatataaaaatatacctATATGAATGTATgtttaaaaatgaataaaaatctaTTActcatttaatttaaaaaaataaaaataaaaaaaatccctaTTACAGCATTACAAACCTTTTTAATACTTTAAAAACCACAATTTCTAACAAATTAACCAAGAGCCATAACCATAAATAGATGTGCTTCTGGACTGTCAAAATTCGTAACCTCACTTCCCATGATTATGAACTGCCTAGCTGCAAAATGGTTTTCGGCATAGGAAATGCCAGTGGTTAATTTGTAATTGATAGTGTGTGTCACAAATCTATTGATACGGTCTATATTACATGGTTTGATGCAGAAGCACAAGGAAAAACCTAATGTCAAAAGTAGCCCTGAACAGGGCCATGCCTATTTTCAGACAAAGAAAACGAAGAAAAATAAACCTGCCACTCTGCGAATGCTTCTTTGCTCATCTCAGGCAATCGTTTTCTTCTCATTCTTCATCTGACGCAGAAGACTACAGAGATTCAGATGCTCATACTCCACAAAGCGATAATTATAATGATGCACGAAATGGCTTTACTAGTGATGAAGAAGAGGAGGATGATATTCCTCTCGCTAGAGGGATATTTGAAGGAGGCTCTGAAATGGGTTCATACAAGCAAGGGGATGCCACTTATCATATTCTTATTGAAAGGCTCGTATCTTCAGGTCAGTTTTCTGCAATGAAAAAGGTCTTAAATCGAATGAGAAAAGAGGGTCGCGTTTTACAGGAAAAACTCTTTATTTCCATTATCAAATCTTATGGAAATGCTCACATGCCCAACGAGGCCCTTTCCTTTTTCTATGAGATTCTTGAAAAATATGACTGCAAGCCCAGCGTTAGGTCTTTTAATTCTGTGTTAAATGTTCTTGTTCAAGAGAGGCTTTTTAATGAGGCCCTTCAGTTTTACTCAGACAAGAAGGCAGCTGGAATTAGACCTAATGTTCTCACTTTTAATATTCTCTGCAAGGCTTTATGCCAATGTAATCGTGTAGATGGTGCTTATCAATTGTTTCAAGAAATGCCCACTTGGCACTGTGATCCTGATGTGTTTACTTACACAACTCTTATCAATGGATTTTGCAAACTGAATAGGATTGAGGAGGCTATGTCACTGCTAGATGAAATGCAGGCCGATGGGTGCTTTCCCAATACTGTAACATTTAATGCTATGATTCACGGTCTCTGTAAAAGAGGTGACATGATTAGGGCCTTGAAGCTCATGGACAATATGCTGCTCAAGGGCTGCACCCCAAATGAGGTGACTTACAATAGTCTCATTGATGGCTTCTGTAAGCAGGGGAAGTTGAAGAAAGCTTCTAAAGTCCTGCATCAGATGATGGAAAAGAAGTGTATTCCTAATACGATTACCTATAGCACTCTGATAAATGGTCTTTGCAAGCTTGGCAAATTGGATGATGCAGCAAAGATATTGTCGGGGATGTTGGAAAGAGGTTGTCGTCCTAATGTGTTTACGTACTCTACCCTGATGAGTGGACTATGCAAAGTGGGGAAGGTGCAGGAGGCAATAAAGCTTTGGGATGAAATGAAAAACAGCAATTGTGAAACCAATGCGTTTGTTTACAGTGCTTTGATTGATGGTCTCTGTAAGGGAGGGGATATCAACAGAGCAAAAGAGCTTCTTTGGGAGATGTCCGAAAAGGGGTTTATCCCAAACGTTGTAACTTATAGCTCCTTGATTGATGGCCTATGCAAAGCAAGCAATGTACATGACGCAACTGTTGTCTGGAATGAGATGTTGGACAAGGGACATGTACCAAATGCATTCAGTTACAGTA is a genomic window of Cryptomeria japonica chromosome 7, Sugi_1.0, whole genome shotgun sequence containing:
- the LOC131045202 gene encoding pentatricopeptide repeat-containing protein At4g20090; its protein translation is MSKVALNRAMPIFRQRKRRKINLPLCECFFAHLRQSFSSHSSSDAEDYRDSDAHTPQSDNYNDARNGFTSDEEEEDDIPLARGIFEGGSEMGSYKQGDATYHILIERLVSSGQFSAMKKVLNRMRKEGRVLQEKLFISIIKSYGNAHMPNEALSFFYEILEKYDCKPSVRSFNSVLNVLVQERLFNEALQFYSDKKAAGIRPNVLTFNILCKALCQCNRVDGAYQLFQEMPTWHCDPDVFTYTTLINGFCKLNRIEEAMSLLDEMQADGCFPNTVTFNAMIHGLCKRGDMIRALKLMDNMLLKGCTPNEVTYNSLIDGFCKQGKLKKASKVLHQMMEKKCIPNTITYSTLINGLCKLGKLDDAAKILSGMLERGCRPNVFTYSTLMSGLCKVGKVQEAIKLWDEMKNSNCETNAFVYSALIDGLCKGGDINRAKELLWEMSEKGFIPNVVTYSSLIDGLCKASNVHDATVVWNEMLDKGHVPNAFSYSILIHGLCEDGNIEEATKIWKNMMDSGCNPDVVTYSALINGLCKAGRMDEAVTLLDEMLCKGCQPDVVTYNTLIDGFCKQNNIYRAMDLVDEMLHLGCDPSFRTCDILMSGLRQCGKIDNAGDFFEELVFRLAKKGRIHGASTVLEALLKKGFVPDIYTWTITVKGLCNLRKVYRAIDDCCTKVYG